In a single window of the Agrobacterium fabrum str. C58 genome:
- a CDS encoding response regulator encodes MAQAPTNRVPVDDDAAHLLIVDDDARIRNLLQRFLGDKGYRVSVAGDAAEARRKMVGIRFDLLILDVMMPGENGLSLTRSLNENKSVPVILLTARSEADSRIAGLEAGADDYLAKPFDPRELVLRINNILRRNTSPDTPKIEQIMFGPYSFSIPKRELRRGAETIRLTDREQEIMLLFALRAGDTIPRHELVEAESEVGERTIDVQINRLRRKIEDDPANPVYLQTVRGIGYRLSVD; translated from the coding sequence ATGGCACAAGCTCCGACCAACCGCGTGCCGGTGGATGACGATGCGGCCCATCTGCTGATCGTCGACGATGACGCCCGCATTCGCAATCTCCTGCAACGATTCCTTGGCGACAAGGGCTATCGCGTCTCGGTGGCCGGCGACGCGGCCGAAGCACGGCGCAAGATGGTGGGCATCCGTTTCGATCTGCTGATCCTCGACGTGATGATGCCCGGCGAAAACGGGCTTTCGCTGACCCGTTCACTGAACGAGAACAAATCCGTGCCGGTCATTCTCCTGACCGCCCGTTCGGAAGCGGATTCGCGCATTGCCGGATTGGAAGCGGGCGCCGATGACTATCTCGCCAAGCCCTTCGATCCGCGCGAGCTTGTCCTGCGCATCAACAATATCCTGCGGCGCAACACCTCGCCCGATACGCCCAAGATCGAACAGATCATGTTCGGCCCCTACAGCTTCTCCATTCCGAAGAGGGAATTGCGACGCGGTGCCGAAACGATCCGGCTGACGGACCGTGAACAGGAAATCATGCTGCTTTTCGCCCTGCGCGCCGGCGATACCATTCCGCGCCACGAGCTCGTGGAGGCGGAATCGGAAGTGGGTGAAAGAACCATCGACGTGCAAATCAACCGTCTTCGCCGCAAGATCGAGGACGACCCTGCCAATCCTGTCTATCTGCAAACGGTGCGTGGCATCGGTTACCGCCTGAGCGTGGACTGA